The following proteins are co-located in the Camelina sativa cultivar DH55 chromosome 12, Cs, whole genome shotgun sequence genome:
- the LOC104729684 gene encoding uncharacterized protein ycf39-like, with product MASLRLPAQIVTRGSGTLNHHNSSGRLSWRRSLTPENLIPLFPSSSSSLNRERSTVVPVTCSAAAVNLAPGTPVRPTSILVVGATGTLGRQIVRRALDEGYDVRCLVRPRPAPADFLRDWGATVVNADLSKPETIPATLVGVHTVIDCATGRPEEPIKTVDWEGKVALIQCAKAMGIQKYVFYSIHNCDKHPEVPLMEIKYCTEKFLQESGLNHITIRLCGFMQGLIGQYAVPILEEKSVWGTDAPTRVAYMDTQDIARLTLIALRNEKINGKLLTFAGPRAWTTQEVITLCERLAGQDANVTTVPVSVLRVTRQLTRFFQWTNDVADRLAFSEVLSSDTVFSAPMTETNSLLGVDQKDMVTLEKYLQDYFSNILKKLKDLKAQSKQSDIYF from the exons ATGGCTTCTCTCAGGCTCCCCGCTCAGATTGTTACACGTGGCAGTGGCACTCTCAACCATCATAACTCTTCCGGACGTCTCTCCTGGCGGCGTTCTCTCACACCGGAAAATTTAATCCCGCTCTTCCCATCCTCCTCCTCGTCCCTTAACCGGGAACGATCAACGGTAGTCCCGGTCACATGCAGTGCTGCGGCGGTTAATCTTGCTCCGGGGACACCTGTCCGACCCACGAGCATCTTGGTGGTTGGAGCTACCGGAACTTTAGGAAGACAAATCGTCCGGCGAGCTTTAGATGAAGGTTATGACGTTAGGTGCTTGGTCCGACCAAGACCAGCTCCCGCCGATTTCCTCCGTGATTGGGGCGCCACCGTCGTCAAT GCGGATCTTAGTAAACCGGAGACAATTCCGGCGACTTTGGTCGGTGTCCACACTGTTATTGATTGTGCCACGGGACGTCCTGAAGAACCCATCAAGACG GTAGATTGGGAAGGTAAAGTTGCTCTGATACAATGTGCAAAGGCTATGGGGATTCAGAAATATGTCTTCTACTCTATCCACAATTGCGATAAGCATCCCGAGGTTCCTCTCATGGAGATTAAGTATTGTACTGAGAAATTTCTTCAGGAATCTGGTTTAAACCACATCACCATCCGGTTATGTGGTTTCATGCAA GGTCTTATTGGTCAATATGCAGTTCCAATTCTTGAGGAAAAATCTGTTTGGGGAACAGATGCACCAACTCGTGTTGCTTACATGGACACACAG GATATTGCTAGGCTGACACTTATAGCTTTACGCAATGAGAAAATCAACGGAAAGCTTCTAACTTTCGCTGGCCCTCGTGCATGGACAACCCAAGAA GTGATAACATTATGTGAGAGACTTGCTGGGCAAGATGCAAATGTCACAACCGTTCCAGTTTCTGTATTGAGAGTCACACGTCAGCTAACTCGGTTCTTCCAATGGACAAATGATGTCGCGGATAGACTGGCCTTCTCAGAG GTTCTCTCGAGTGACACGGTGTTCTCTGCTCCAATGACCGAGACTAATAGCCTACTAGGTGTGGATCAGAAGGACATGGTGACTCTAGAGAAGTACTTGCAGGATTACTTCAGTAACATATTGAAGAAACTTAAGGATCTAAAGGCACAATCCAAGCAATCAGACATCtacttctga
- the LOC104729685 gene encoding uncharacterized protein LOC104729685 encodes MGCTSSKLDDLPAVALCRERCNFLEAAIHQRYALAESHVAYTHSLIGIGHSLHLFINHHHRFISSGGANGGGDSPRLNLPPHRKGDPHHDDDDDGGTNSPKKPKLASSHHAHSGSGSDSGHLEFDSDSDDDDDDEDDLDLDSMHHLSPQQHHRHHHLGNYPIPESAPPMVGGGYMEQQPGYINRYPNPEMMMGHHLPPPYSGGNSYMHMNYMKNSSMPPSVVYEQRPTSPQRVYIGESSSSSSYNPYPPQNNSYFGYSNPGPGPGPGYYGGGSTTAVPASKPPPPPPSPPRSNGWDFLNPFDTYYPPYTPSRDSRELREEEGIPELEDDDSQYEVVKEVHGKPKFASGGGGGNLPNPAAVHMMREEPLPPPLDKSGGGASTSGGGGDVGDAYQSRPSVSVEKERMEYEDHVVEKKVVEDEERRSNATATRGGGGGGGGGGGPRAVPEVAKEIESQFVKAAESGSEIAKLLEVGKHPYGRKHATSKMLHGVTTPSLPSTSGGPSPAAAAATAPPTYADIEEELASRSRNLSSTLHKLHLWEKKLYHEVKAEEKLRLAHEKKLRKLKRLDERGAEAMKVDKTRKLVRDMSTKIRIAIQVVDKISVTINKIRDEDLWPQLNALIQGLTRMWRSMLECHQSQCQAIREAQGLGPIRASKKLGVEHLEATSLLGHELINWILGFSSWVSAQKGYVRELNKWLMKCLLYEPEETPDGIVPFSPGRIGAPPIFVICNQWSQALDRISEKEVIEAMRSFTTSVLQLWEQDRLDTMMTGHGDSEKRVRNMDREEQKIQREIQALEKKMVLVAPGDGGNSLSISGNVVYQSDTSNDSLQGSLQRIFEAMERFTAESMRAYEDLLQRTEEESAPRELEEEED; translated from the exons atgGGTTGTACAAGTTCTAAGCTTGACGATCTTCCGGCGGTTGCTCTTTGCCGTGAACGTTGTAATTTCTTAGAAGCTGCGATTCACCAGCGTTACGCTTTAGCTGAATCCCACGTGGCTTACACTCACTCGCTTATAGGTATCGGTCACTCCCTCCATCTTTTCatcaaccaccaccaccgtttCATCTCTTCCGGCGGCGCTAACGGCGGTGGTGATTCCCCTAGACTTAACCTTCCTCCTCACAGAAAAGGTGACCCTCAtcacgacgacgacgacgacggaggAACAAACTCCCCCAAAAAACCAAAGCTTGCTTCTTCTCACCACGCTCACTCGGGTTCGGGTTCTGATTCGGGTCATCTCGAATTCGATTCGGATtccgacgacgacgacgatgacgaagacgatttggatttggattcgATGCATCACCTCTCTCCTCAACAACACCACCGTCACCACCATCTCGGAAATTACCCAATACCCGAGTCAGCACCACCTATGGTTGGTGGTGGATACATGGAACAACAACCGGGTTATATAAACCGGTACCCGAACCCGGAGATGATGATGGGTCATCATCTCCCTCCTCCTTACTCTGGTGGAAACAGTTATATGCATATGAATTACATGAAGAACAGCTCCATGCCTCCTTCTGTTGTCTATGAGCAAAGACCAACTAGTCCTCAACGTGTCTACATAGgcgaatcatcttcttcttcttcttataaccCATACCCTCCTcaaaataattcatattttgGATACTCAAATCCAGGACCCGGACCCGGACCCGGATACTACGGTGGTGGTTCTACAACTGCTGTACCAGCTTCGAAAccgccaccacctcctccttcACCGCCTAGGTCTAACGGTTGGGATTTTTTGAATCCGTTTGATACTTATTACCCTCCGTATACTCCGAGTCGAGATTCGAGAGagttgagagaagaagaaggtatccCGGAGCTAGAAGACGATGATTCACAGTACGAGGTTGTtaaggaggttcacggcaaaccAAAATTCGCTtccggcggtggtggtggtaatCTACCGAATCCCGCCGCCGTGCACATGATGAGGGAAGAGCCTCTGCCTCCGCCGCTTGATAAGTCTGGTGGAGGAGCAAGTACTAGCGGTGGAGGAGGTGATGTCGGAGATGCGTATCAGTCTAGACCGAGTGTGTCGGTGGAGAAAGAAAGGATGGAGTATGAAGATCACGTTGTTGAGAAAAAGGTCGTTGAGGATGAGGAACGTCGGAGTAATGCTACGGCGACAcgtggtggcggtggtggtggaggaggaggaggagggccACGTGCGGTGCCTGAGGTTGCTAAAGAGATTGAGAGTCAATTCGTGAAAGCTGCAGAGTCAGGAAGTGAGATTGCTAAGTTACTTGAAGTTGGGAAGCATCCTTATGGTCGTAAACATG CTACTTCGAAGATGTTGCACGGGGTTACTACTCCTTCGCTACCTTCTACCTCTGGAGGACCTTctcctgctgctgctgctgctactgcGCCGCCGACTTATGCAGACATTGAAGAAGAGCTTGCTTCGAGGTCTAGGAATCTTTCTTCGACATTACACAAGCTACATCTTTGGGAGAAGAAGCTTTACCATGAAGTCAAG GCTGAGGAGAAATTGCGACTAGCTCACGAGAAAAAGCTAAGGAAGCTAAAGCGTTTGGATGAAAGAGGTGCTGAGGCTATGAAAGTAGATAAAACAAGGAAGCTAGTGAGAGATATGTCCACGAAAATACGGATTGCGATTCAGGTTGTGGACAAAATATCAGTGACGATTAACAAGATTAGAGACGAAGACCTATGGCCACAACTGAATGCATTGATTCAAGg GCTTACAAGAATGTGGAGATCCATGCTTGAGTGTCATCAAAGTCAGTGTCAAGCTATTAGGGAAGCACAAGGCCTTGGACCAATAAGAGCAAGCAAGAAACTAGGCGTTGAACATCTAGAGGCGACTAGTTTGCTTGGACATGAACTTATTAATTGGATTTTGGGATTCTCGAGCTGGGTTAGTGCGCAGAAGGGATACGTAagagagttgaataaatggCTCATGAAATGTCTTCTCTATGAACCTGAGGAAACACCTGATGGAATCGTTCCTTTTTCACCTGGTCGGATTGGTGCACCACCAATCTTTGTGATATGTAACCAATGGTCTCAAGCTCTAGATAGAATATCAGAGAAGGAAGTTATTGAGGCAATGCGTAGTTTTACTACAAGCGTGCTTCAGCTTTGGGAACAAGATCGGTTAGATACGATGATGACTGGTCATGGGGATTCAGAGAAGAGAGTTAGGAACATGGACAGGGAAGAACAGAAGATACAGAGAGAGATTCAGGCGTTGGAAAAGAAAATGGTTCTTGTGGCACCGGGTGATGGTGGTAATAGTCTTTCCATATCAGGCAATGTTGTCTACCAGAGCGATACTAGCAACGATAGTTTACAAGGTAGTTTGCAGCGGATTTTTGAAGCTATGGAGAGATTCACTGCTGAGTCTATGAGAGCTTACGAGGATCTCTTACAACGCACCGAAGAAGAAAGTGCTCCACGAgaacttgaggaagaagaggactAA
- the LOC104729686 gene encoding probable serine/threonine-protein kinase At4g35230: protein MGCCQSLCSGENPLGKDAAQPSQLSQNHHGGVTTADNGVIGGGGGSGVGSGGVGGGGGGIPSFSEFSFADLKAATNNFSSDNIVSESGEKAPNLVYKGRLQNRRWIAVKKFTKMAWPEPKQFAEEAWGVGKLRHNRLANLIGYCCDGDERLLVAEFMPNDTLAKHLFHWENQTIEWAMRLRVGYYIAEALDYCSTEGRPLYHDLNAYRVLFDEDGDPRLSCFGLMKNSRDGKSYSTNLAYTPPEYLRNGRVTPESVTYSFGTVLLDLLSGKHIPPSHALDMIRGKNIILLMDSHLEGKFSTEEATVVVELASQCLQYEPRERPNTKDLVATLAPLQTTSDVPSYVMLGIKKQEEAPSTPQRPLSPLGEACSRMDLTAIHQILVMTHYRDDEGTNELSFQEWTQQMKDMLDARKRGDQSFREKDFKTAIDCYSQFIDVGTMVSPTVFGRRSLCYLLCDQPDAALRDAMQAQCVYPDWPTAFYMQSVALAKLNMNTDAADMLNEAAQLEEKRQRGGRGGS, encoded by the exons atgGGTTGTTGTCAATCCTTGTGTTCCGGTGAAAACCCACTTGGTAAAGATGCAGCTCAGCCGTCACAACTCTCTCAAAACCACCACGGAGGCGTTACGACGGCTGATAACGGCGTAATCGGAGGAGGTGGAGGTAGCGGTGTAGGCAGCGGaggagtaggaggaggaggaggaggaatccCATCTTTCTCTGAGTTCTCATTCGCTGACCTTAAAGCAGCAACAAACAACTTCAGTTCCGACAACATCGTATCAGAGAGTGGTGAGAAAGCCCCAAATCTTGTTTACAAAGGCCGACTTCAGAACCGTCGTTGGATCGCTGTCAAGAAGTTTACTAAGATGGCTTGGCCTGAGCCTAAACAATTTGCT gaAGAGGCTTGGGGGGTTGGGAAATTGAGACATAATCGGTTGGCGAATTTGATTGGTTATTGTTGTGATGGAGATGAGAGGCTTCTTGTTGCTGAGTTCATGCCTAATGATACTCTTGCTAAGCATTTGTTCCAtt GGGAAAATCAGACTATCGAATGGGCTATGAGGTTGCGAGTAGGATATTACATAGCTGAAGCTTTGGATTATTGTAGTACTGAGGGTCGTCCATTGTATCATGATTTAAATGCTTATAGGGTTCTCTTTgatgag GATGGTGATCCTCGGCTTTCATGTTTCGGCTTGATGAAGAACAGTAGGGATGGTAAAAGTTATAGCACAAATTTAGCATATACACCACCTGAATATCTAAGAAATG GAAGAGTGACCCCTGAAAGTGTTACGTATAGCTTTGGAACTGTCCTTCTGGATTTGCTTAGCGGAAAACACATCCCTCCAAGCCAT GCTCTTGATATGATACGTGGCAAGAATATTATTCTGTTGATGGATTCACACCTCGAAGGAAAGTTCTCAACTGAAGAAGCTACCGTAGTTGTCGAACTCGCCTCTCAATGTTTACAATATGAGCCTCGAGAGAGGCCTAATACAAAAGATCTTGTTGCAACTCTTGCACCATTGCAAACTACATCAGAC GTTCCCTCTTATGTGATGCTTGGAATAAAGAAGCAAGAGGAGGCACCTTCAACTCCACAGAGGCCACTTTCACCATTAGGTGAAGCCTGCTCAAGAATGGATCTCACAGCTATTCATCAGATTTTGGTCATGACACATTACAGAGACGACGAAGGCACAAACGAG TTATCATTTCAAGAATGGACGCAACAGATGAAAGATATGCTTGATGCACGGAAACGCGGTGATCAATCTTTCCGggaaaaagatttcaaaacaGCCATTGACTGTTACTCACAG TTCATAGACGTTGGAACAATGGTGTCTCCAACTGTATTTGGTAGGCGAAGTCTATGCTACTTACTATGCGATCAACCAGACGCAGCACTACGTGACGCGATGCAAGCACAATGCGTGTATCCAGATTGGCCAACGGCTTTCTACATGCAGTCTGTGGCACTAGCGAAGCTGAACATGAACACAGACGCAGCTGATATGTTGAACGAAGCAGCTCAGCTCGAAGAGAAGAGACAACGAGGCGGCAGAGGAggatcttga